The proteins below come from a single Streptomyces sp. M92 genomic window:
- a CDS encoding carboxylate--amine ligase, producing MSLFDTRVPAVVLRTDRNPFHHGTLGAVRSLGRAGIEVHLVADCAGSPVGASRYVSRLHTPPPPGASPADVLATLRRVAAQVARPAVLIPMDDACAVAVGLARAELAPRYLLPDLPGALPGRVADKAELAGVCAALDVPHPETLVPDGPDDAARAVWRLGLPVVAKWSRPWLVPPGRGLRSTALVRSAREARELYARAEEAGSRLLLQAFLPPGPDRDWFFHGYADRSGVLRAGGPGRKTRARPRGAGLTAAGRWTPNPRVRALAERITGELGYRGILDLDFRRCGTTGRYHLLDFNPRPGAQFRLFTDTAGLDVVRALHLDLTHRPLPDGAPRPGRAFVVENYAPLSALRPVPEGRELAWHAADDRAPGRALWTLWGRHVAARLVTHWHRQPRLHPRTPAPAHPRVVRQAPAPSPDHADRTDRAEEDRAGSH from the coding sequence ACCTGGTCGCCGACTGCGCCGGGAGCCCGGTCGGCGCCTCCCGCTACGTGAGCCGGCTGCACACTCCCCCGCCGCCCGGCGCGTCGCCCGCCGACGTCCTGGCGACGCTGCGCCGGGTCGCCGCGCAGGTCGCCCGGCCCGCGGTGCTGATTCCGATGGACGACGCGTGCGCGGTCGCGGTGGGCCTGGCGCGGGCCGAGCTGGCGCCCCGCTACCTGCTCCCTGACCTGCCCGGCGCGCTGCCCGGGCGGGTGGCCGACAAGGCGGAGCTGGCGGGGGTGTGCGCGGCGCTGGACGTCCCGCACCCCGAGACGCTGGTACCGGACGGGCCGGACGACGCCGCCCGTGCCGTCTGGCGGCTGGGGCTGCCGGTGGTGGCGAAGTGGAGCCGGCCGTGGCTGGTGCCGCCGGGCCGCGGGCTGCGCAGCACCGCGCTGGTGCGGTCGGCACGGGAGGCGCGGGAGCTGTACGCGCGGGCCGAGGAGGCCGGGAGCCGGCTGCTGCTCCAGGCGTTCCTGCCGCCGGGGCCGGACCGCGACTGGTTCTTCCACGGGTACGCCGACCGCTCGGGCGTGCTCCGCGCGGGCGGGCCCGGCCGCAAGACCCGCGCCAGGCCCCGGGGCGCCGGCCTGACGGCGGCCGGCCGCTGGACGCCGAACCCGCGGGTGCGGGCGCTCGCCGAGCGGATCACCGGCGAGCTGGGCTACCGGGGCATCCTCGACCTCGACTTCCGGCGCTGCGGGACGACGGGCCGCTACCACCTGCTCGACTTCAACCCGCGTCCGGGCGCCCAGTTCCGGCTGTTCACCGACACCGCCGGGCTGGACGTCGTACGCGCCCTGCACCTGGACCTGACCCACCGCCCGCTGCCGGACGGGGCGCCGCGGCCGGGGCGGGCCTTCGTGGTGGAGAACTACGCGCCGCTGAGCGCTCTGCGTCCCGTCCCCGAGGGACGCGAACTGGCCTGGCACGCCGCGGACGACCGGGCTCCCGGCAGGGCCTTGTGGACCCTGTGGGGGCGCCACGTGGCCGCCCGCCTCGTGACCCACTGGCACCGCCAGCCCCGTCTCCACCCGCGCACTCCGGCACCGGCCCACCCACGCGTCGTACGCCAGGCACCGGCGCCCTCACCCGACCACGCGGACCGTACGGACCGTGCGGAGGAGGACAGGGCGGGCAGCCACTGA
- the rdlB gene encoding rodlin RdlB: MIKKVVAYAAIAASVMGASAAAAPQAMAIGDDSGPVSANGNGASQYFGNSATHGNMSPQMALIQGSFNKPCIAVSDIPVSVVNLVPIQDVPILSDELTQQCAENSTQSKRDGALAHLLEDVSILSGNGEG, encoded by the coding sequence ATGATCAAGAAGGTAGTCGCCTACGCGGCGATCGCCGCCTCCGTCATGGGCGCCTCCGCTGCCGCGGCCCCGCAGGCGATGGCGATCGGCGACGACAGCGGCCCCGTCTCCGCGAACGGCAACGGCGCCTCGCAGTACTTCGGCAACTCGGCGACCCACGGCAACATGAGCCCGCAGATGGCGCTCATCCAGGGCTCCTTCAACAAGCCCTGCATCGCGGTCAGCGACATCCCGGTCAGCGTCGTCAACCTCGTGCCGATCCAGGACGTGCCGATCCTGTCGGACGAGCTGACCCAGCAGTGCGCCGAGAACTCCACGCAGTCCAAGCGCGACGGCGCGCTGGCGCACCTGCTGGAGGACGTCTCGATCCTGTCCGGCAACGGCGAGGGCTGA
- a CDS encoding AMP-dependent synthetase/ligase, producing MGVRRDLKRARQRGDLVSRARTETVRDAHGTVREARTAPLASRPTTGSTADIPFTNAAEAPGAIVLRREVNGVWQPVTAAEFAREVTAVAKGLIAAGLEPGGRVAVMSRTRYEWTVLDFAIWTAGGQTVPVYPTSSADQVEWIVRDSGARHVVTETAANTATVVAGTSGHDERPRAWELDAGALADLTALGLGVTDEEVTKRRTALTPDSVATVCYTSGTTGRPKGCVLTHANLHAEAANTVELLHPIFKEVTGQTASTLLFLPLAHILGRTIQIACLLARIELGHFPSIKPDELRPALKKFRPTFLVGVPYLFEKIHDTGRATAEKMGRGASFERAHRLAVRFGAAHLEHFLGRGKGPAPALWAGWALYDLLVYRRVRSELGGRMRYAISGGSPLERELNLFFYAAGIMVYEGYGLTETTAAATIVPPLGPRPGTVGPPIPGTSVRIADDGEVLVKGGIVFGAYRNNPGATDAALTDGWFATGDLGSLDDDGYLTITGRKKDLLVTSGGKNVSPAVLEDRLRSRPPVAQCLVVGDNRPFVAALVTLDPDAVAHWLAVRKLPADTPLSELVRDERMRADVQRAVDHANAAVSRAESIRAFRIVDGEFTEENGLLTPSLKVKRQAAVTAYADEIEALYAAPGR from the coding sequence ATGGGCGTACGCAGGGACCTGAAACGGGCGAGGCAGCGCGGGGACCTGGTCTCCCGTGCGCGGACCGAGACCGTCCGGGACGCGCACGGCACCGTCCGCGAGGCCCGCACCGCGCCCCTGGCGTCCCGCCCCACCACGGGCAGCACCGCCGACATCCCGTTCACCAACGCGGCCGAGGCCCCCGGCGCCATCGTCCTGCGCCGCGAGGTGAACGGCGTCTGGCAGCCGGTCACCGCGGCGGAGTTCGCCCGCGAGGTGACCGCCGTGGCCAAGGGCCTGATCGCCGCCGGTCTGGAACCCGGCGGCCGGGTCGCCGTCATGTCCCGCACCCGCTACGAGTGGACGGTCCTGGACTTCGCGATCTGGACGGCCGGCGGCCAGACCGTCCCCGTGTACCCGACCTCCTCCGCCGACCAGGTCGAGTGGATCGTCCGCGACTCCGGCGCCCGGCACGTCGTCACCGAGACGGCGGCGAACACCGCCACCGTCGTGGCCGGCACGTCCGGCCACGACGAGCGCCCGCGCGCCTGGGAACTCGACGCCGGCGCCCTCGCCGACCTGACGGCCCTCGGCCTGGGCGTCACCGACGAGGAGGTGACCAAGCGCCGTACGGCACTGACCCCGGACTCGGTGGCGACCGTCTGCTACACCTCCGGCACCACCGGCCGCCCCAAGGGCTGCGTCCTCACCCACGCCAACCTGCACGCCGAGGCCGCCAACACGGTCGAACTGCTGCACCCGATCTTCAAGGAGGTCACCGGCCAGACCGCCTCGACTCTCCTCTTCCTGCCCCTCGCCCACATCCTCGGCCGCACCATCCAGATCGCCTGCCTGCTGGCCCGCATCGAGCTCGGCCACTTCCCGAGCATCAAGCCCGACGAACTGCGGCCGGCGCTCAAGAAGTTCCGCCCGACCTTCCTGGTCGGCGTGCCCTACCTCTTCGAGAAGATCCACGACACGGGCCGCGCGACCGCCGAGAAGATGGGCCGCGGCGCCTCCTTCGAGCGCGCCCACCGCCTCGCCGTCCGCTTCGGCGCGGCCCACCTGGAACACTTCCTCGGCCGCGGCAAGGGCCCCGCCCCCGCCCTGTGGGCCGGCTGGGCCCTGTACGACCTGCTGGTCTACCGCCGGGTCCGGTCGGAGCTCGGCGGCCGGATGCGCTACGCCATCAGCGGCGGCTCCCCGCTGGAGCGCGAACTCAACCTGTTCTTCTACGCCGCCGGAATCATGGTCTACGAGGGCTACGGCCTCACCGAGACCACCGCCGCCGCCACCATCGTCCCGCCGCTCGGCCCCCGCCCCGGCACCGTCGGCCCGCCGATCCCCGGCACGTCCGTGCGCATCGCCGACGACGGCGAGGTGCTGGTCAAGGGCGGCATCGTCTTCGGCGCCTACCGGAACAACCCGGGGGCCACCGACGCCGCCCTCACCGACGGCTGGTTCGCCACCGGAGACCTCGGCTCCCTCGACGACGACGGCTACCTCACCATCACCGGCCGCAAGAAGGACCTCCTGGTCACCTCGGGCGGCAAGAACGTCTCTCCGGCCGTCCTGGAGGACCGCCTGCGCAGCCGCCCGCCCGTCGCCCAGTGCCTCGTCGTCGGCGACAACCGGCCCTTCGTCGCCGCCCTGGTCACCCTGGACCCGGACGCCGTCGCCCACTGGCTGGCGGTGCGGAAGCTCCCCGCCGACACCCCGTTGTCGGAGCTGGTCCGCGACGAGCGGATGCGCGCCGACGTCCAGCGGGCCGTCGACCACGCCAACGCCGCCGTCTCCCGCGCCGAGTCCATCCGCGCCTTCCGCATCGTCGACGGCGAGTTCACCGAGGAGAACGGGCTGCTCACCCCGTCCCTGAAGGTGAAGCGGCAGGCCGCGGTGACCGCCTACGCCGACGAGATCGAGGCGCTGTACGCCGCGCCGGGGCGCTGA
- the rdlA gene encoding rodlin RdlA: protein MLKKAMVAAAAAASVIGMSAAAAPQALAIGDDNGPAVANGNGASSSFGNSATDGDMSPQLSLVEGTLNKPCVGLEDINVAVINLVPIQDVPILSDDLAQQCADNSTQAKRDGAISHVLEDLSVLSANSEG, encoded by the coding sequence GTGCTCAAGAAGGCAATGGTCGCCGCGGCGGCTGCCGCTTCTGTGATCGGCATGTCCGCTGCTGCCGCCCCCCAGGCCCTGGCCATCGGGGACGACAACGGGCCGGCCGTGGCCAACGGCAACGGCGCCTCGTCGTCGTTCGGCAACTCGGCGACCGACGGTGACATGAGCCCGCAGCTGTCGCTGGTCGAGGGCACGCTGAACAAGCCGTGCGTCGGCCTCGAGGACATCAACGTCGCCGTCATCAACCTGGTTCCGATCCAGGACGTGCCGATCCTGTCGGACGACCTGGCGCAGCAGTGCGCGGACAACTCCACGCAGGCCAAGCGGGACGGTGCGATCTCGCACGTCCTGGAGGACCTGTCGGTGCTGTCGGCGAACAGCGAGGGCTGA
- a CDS encoding vWA domain-containing protein, translated as MRRYRTPRPIGALLALAAAGGLLLTGCGAGDDAARGAKDTAVDSRGRGSAPMPAPDRPRGEGGQHYDGGATTGGTEDSREIAPDPDLLSTFALDVDTASYGYARRTLAEGRLPDPSTVRPEEFVNSFRQDYDRPDGDGFTVTVDGARTAEEDWSLVRVGLATRGAEQEGERPPAALTFVIDVSGSMAEPGRLDLAKESLGTMTDRLRDDDSVALVTFSDEAETVLPMTRLGERRGRVHDAIDSLEPAESTNLGAGVETGYDTAVEGRREGATNRVVLVSDALANTGDTDADAILERIADERREHGVTLFGVGVGSDYGDALMERLADKGDGHTTYVSNTEDAREVFCEQLPRHIELTARDAKAQVAFDPETVAEFRLVGYDNRRVADEDFRDDRVDGGEVGPGHTVTALYAVRVRPGADGHLATATVRWLDPESRAPHEESGDVETGDLGDSVWEADRGLRVTVTAAYFADALRAPYDGDGALPGAPRLGELAERAGALADRTKDPDVRQLATAVRQADRLT; from the coding sequence ATGAGGCGATACCGGACACCAAGGCCGATCGGCGCGCTGCTCGCGCTCGCGGCGGCGGGCGGCCTGCTGCTCACCGGCTGCGGGGCAGGCGACGACGCGGCGCGGGGCGCGAAGGACACCGCGGTGGACTCCCGGGGCAGGGGCTCCGCGCCGATGCCCGCACCCGACCGCCCGCGCGGCGAGGGCGGACAGCACTACGACGGGGGCGCGACCACCGGCGGGACGGAGGACTCCCGCGAGATCGCCCCCGACCCCGACCTCCTGTCCACCTTCGCCCTCGACGTCGACACCGCCTCCTACGGCTACGCCCGCCGCACCCTGGCCGAGGGCCGGCTGCCCGACCCGTCGACGGTCCGGCCCGAGGAGTTCGTCAACAGCTTCCGCCAGGACTACGACCGCCCCGACGGGGACGGCTTCACGGTGACCGTGGACGGCGCCCGCACCGCCGAGGAGGACTGGTCCCTGGTCCGCGTGGGCCTGGCCACCCGGGGCGCCGAGCAGGAGGGCGAACGCCCGCCGGCCGCCCTGACCTTCGTCATCGACGTCTCCGGCTCCATGGCCGAGCCCGGCCGCCTCGACCTCGCCAAGGAATCCCTCGGCACGATGACCGACCGCCTGCGCGACGACGACTCGGTCGCGCTGGTCACCTTCAGCGACGAGGCCGAGACCGTCCTGCCGATGACCCGGCTCGGCGAACGCCGCGGCCGCGTCCACGACGCCATCGACAGCCTGGAACCCGCCGAGTCCACCAACCTCGGCGCGGGCGTCGAGACCGGCTACGACACCGCCGTCGAGGGCCGCCGCGAGGGCGCCACCAACCGCGTCGTCCTCGTCTCCGACGCGCTCGCCAACACCGGCGACACCGACGCGGACGCCATCCTCGAACGCATCGCGGACGAACGCCGCGAGCACGGCGTCACCCTCTTCGGCGTCGGCGTCGGCAGCGACTACGGCGACGCCCTGATGGAACGCCTCGCCGACAAGGGCGACGGCCACACCACGTACGTGTCGAACACCGAGGACGCCCGCGAGGTCTTCTGCGAGCAGCTCCCGCGCCACATCGAGCTGACCGCCCGCGACGCCAAGGCCCAGGTCGCCTTCGACCCGGAGACGGTCGCCGAGTTCCGCCTCGTCGGCTACGACAACCGCCGCGTCGCCGACGAGGACTTCCGCGACGACCGCGTCGACGGCGGCGAGGTCGGCCCCGGCCACACCGTCACCGCCCTGTACGCCGTCCGCGTCCGGCCCGGCGCCGACGGCCACCTCGCCACCGCCACCGTCCGCTGGCTCGACCCCGAAAGCCGGGCCCCGCACGAGGAGTCCGGTGACGTGGAGACCGGTGACCTCGGCGACTCGGTGTGGGAGGCGGACCGCGGCCTGCGGGTCACCGTCACCGCCGCCTACTTCGCCGACGCCCTGCGCGCCCCGTACGACGGCGACGGCGCTCTGCCCGGCGCACCGCGCCTGGGGGAACTCGCCGAACGCGCGGGCGCGCTGGCCGACCGCACCAAGGACCCGGACGTCCGGCAGCTCGCCACGGCCGTACGGCAGGCGGACCGGCTGACCTGA
- the chpD gene encoding chaplin ChpD encodes MKKSAAVVAGAIMALGMAAPAFADAGAEGAAVGSPGVLSGNVVQVPVHVPVNVCGNTVNVVGLLNPAFGNVCVND; translated from the coding sequence ATGAAGAAGAGCGCTGCTGTCGTCGCGGGCGCGATCATGGCCCTCGGCATGGCCGCCCCGGCCTTCGCCGACGCGGGTGCCGAGGGTGCCGCCGTCGGCTCCCCGGGTGTCCTGTCCGGCAATGTCGTCCAGGTCCCCGTGCACGTTCCCGTCAACGTGTGCGGCAACACCGTCAACGTCGTTGGTCTGCTGAACCCCGCGTTCGGCAACGTGTGCGTGAACGACTGA
- a CDS encoding chaplin codes for MRQTLSRGMVAAAAATGILSLCGSPALADSHADGAAKNSPGVASGNAVQVPVDVPVNACGNTVDVIAALNPAFGNECENSSDEHTGDSGSGYGSDQDGGYGGSNADDVDTASGAVADGEAVGSPGVGSGNAAQVPVDVPVNLCGNTVDVIAALNPVFGNSCDQQQEEPPGYGEEEPPPPTTPPTEEEPPPPAEEEEPPPSGEEETPPPAGEEETPPSPHEEQPPVLAETGSEAMAGMAAASAGLIAAGAILYRRSRPATRR; via the coding sequence GTGCGACAGACCCTGAGCAGGGGGATGGTCGCGGCAGCCGCCGCGACGGGCATCCTTTCCCTGTGCGGCAGCCCCGCCCTTGCCGACTCGCATGCGGACGGAGCCGCCAAGAACTCGCCGGGCGTCGCGTCCGGCAACGCCGTCCAGGTCCCGGTCGACGTGCCGGTGAACGCCTGTGGCAACACCGTCGACGTGATCGCCGCGCTGAACCCGGCTTTCGGCAACGAGTGCGAGAACAGCTCGGACGAGCACACCGGCGACTCCGGCTCCGGATACGGTTCGGACCAGGACGGCGGATACGGCGGATCGAACGCCGACGACGTCGACACCGCCTCCGGCGCCGTCGCGGACGGCGAGGCGGTGGGTTCGCCCGGCGTCGGCTCCGGCAACGCCGCGCAGGTGCCGGTCGACGTACCGGTGAACCTCTGCGGCAACACCGTCGACGTGATCGCGGCGCTCAACCCGGTCTTCGGCAACTCCTGCGACCAGCAGCAGGAGGAGCCGCCCGGCTACGGCGAGGAGGAGCCGCCGCCCCCGACCACTCCGCCCACCGAGGAGGAGCCGCCGCCCCCGGCCGAGGAGGAGGAGCCCCCGCCGTCCGGCGAGGAGGAGACCCCGCCGCCCGCGGGCGAGGAGGAGACCCCGCCGTCTCCGCACGAGGAGCAGCCGCCGGTCCTCGCGGAGACCGGCAGCGAGGCCATGGCGGGCATGGCGGCCGCCAGCGCCGGCTTGATCGCCGCCGGCGCGATCCTGTACCGGCGCAGCCGCCCGGCCACCCGCCGCTGA
- a CDS encoding alpha/beta fold hydrolase encodes MDLRLPRVRGLLRGPRRMLAAAAVVVVLAGAGTWTAVAGDDPPPVHRSDRVVAVGDGVRLDTSYFTAGSDGRRPAVLLAHGFGGSKADVRDQAEDLARDGYAVLTWSARGFGESTGKIGLNAPDGEVADVSRLIDWLAGRPEVRLDEKGDPRVGVAGGSYGGAVSLLAAGYDDRVDAIAPAVTYWNLSDALFPNDVFKKLWAGIFVNLGGGCDRFEDELCRMYQRVAESGKPDAQATDLLDARSPQAVADRIAVPTLLVQGQTDSLFPLDQADLAAEAIRDNGAPVAVDWIAGGHDGGDLETDRVEARIGAWFDRYLKDDASSGTGPAFRVSRTVGTGSGDGEPRLEGVSADSYPGLVSEVREIGLRGREQSFDNPAGASPPAVSALPGIGGSGGLAQLSSLGIGVSLDFPGQHAAFESAPLEEDLRITGSPTATVHVESTSDEAVLFAKVYDVGPGGAQPVLPSQLVAPVRVDDVGDGRDVELTLPAIDHEVERGHRLRLVLSSTDLGYASPAAPATYTVSLEGDLAIPAGLGDTGQVAGLPAWVWWAPLAGAAVAAALLLTARRRTTAPPPDPALSGVPLQITGLTKRYGKSGDRYAVRDLSFRVEQGQVLGLLGPNGAGKTTTLRMLMGLIGPDGGEIRVFGHAIAPGAPVLSRVGAFVEGAGFLPHLSGRENLELYWRATGRPPGDAHLDEALEIAGLGDALARAVRTYSQGMRQRLAIAQAMLGLPDLLILDEPTNGLDPPQIREMREVMIRYAAAGRTVIVSSHLLSEVEQSCTHLVVMDHGRLVQAGPVGEIIGSGDTLLVGTCAAVDAPLTEKVAALPGVASAVAADGGLLVRLGPGGTARALIAELVRLDVPVESVGPHRRLEDAFLTLIGD; translated from the coding sequence ATGGATCTTCGACTGCCCCGCGTGCGAGGGCTGCTACGGGGGCCGCGGCGGATGCTCGCCGCCGCGGCCGTCGTCGTCGTGCTCGCCGGCGCCGGGACCTGGACGGCCGTCGCCGGTGACGACCCGCCCCCGGTGCACCGCTCGGACCGGGTCGTCGCGGTGGGCGACGGGGTGCGCCTGGACACCTCGTACTTCACGGCGGGCTCCGACGGCCGCCGCCCGGCTGTCCTGCTCGCGCACGGCTTCGGCGGCAGCAAGGCCGACGTGCGGGATCAGGCGGAGGACCTGGCCCGCGACGGGTACGCGGTCCTGACCTGGTCGGCGCGCGGCTTCGGCGAATCCACCGGGAAGATCGGGCTCAACGCCCCGGACGGCGAGGTCGCCGACGTCTCCCGGCTGATCGACTGGCTGGCCGGGCGGCCCGAGGTCCGGCTGGATGAGAAGGGCGACCCACGCGTGGGCGTGGCCGGCGGCTCGTACGGCGGCGCGGTCTCGCTGCTGGCCGCCGGGTACGACGACCGGGTCGACGCGATCGCCCCGGCCGTCACCTACTGGAACCTCTCGGACGCCCTCTTCCCGAACGACGTCTTCAAGAAGCTCTGGGCCGGCATCTTCGTCAACCTGGGCGGCGGCTGCGACCGGTTCGAGGACGAGCTGTGCCGCATGTACCAGCGGGTCGCCGAGTCCGGGAAGCCGGACGCCCAGGCCACGGACCTCCTCGACGCGCGCAGCCCGCAGGCCGTCGCCGACCGCATCGCCGTGCCCACGCTCCTGGTGCAGGGCCAGACCGACTCGCTCTTCCCGCTGGACCAGGCCGACCTGGCCGCCGAGGCGATCCGGGACAACGGCGCCCCGGTGGCGGTCGACTGGATCGCGGGCGGGCACGACGGCGGCGATCTGGAGACGGACCGCGTCGAGGCCCGTATCGGAGCGTGGTTCGACCGCTACCTGAAGGACGACGCGTCGTCCGGCACCGGTCCCGCCTTCCGCGTCAGCCGCACCGTCGGCACCGGCAGCGGCGACGGCGAGCCCCGGCTGGAGGGCGTGAGCGCCGACTCCTACCCCGGCCTGGTCAGCGAGGTGCGCGAGATCGGGCTGCGCGGCCGCGAGCAGTCCTTCGACAACCCGGCCGGCGCCAGCCCGCCCGCCGTCTCCGCCCTGCCCGGCATCGGCGGGTCCGGCGGACTCGCCCAGCTCTCCTCCCTCGGCATCGGCGTCTCCCTCGACTTCCCCGGCCAGCACGCCGCCTTCGAGTCGGCGCCGCTGGAGGAGGACCTCCGGATCACCGGCTCGCCGACCGCGACCGTGCACGTGGAGTCCACGAGCGACGAAGCCGTGCTCTTCGCCAAGGTGTACGACGTCGGACCGGGCGGCGCCCAGCCGGTGCTCCCCTCACAGCTGGTCGCGCCCGTCCGGGTGGACGACGTCGGCGACGGCAGGGACGTGGAGCTCACCCTGCCCGCGATCGACCACGAGGTGGAGCGCGGCCACCGCCTGCGCCTGGTCCTGTCCTCCACCGACCTCGGCTACGCCTCCCCGGCCGCCCCCGCCACGTACACCGTCTCCCTGGAGGGCGACCTGGCGATCCCGGCGGGTCTCGGCGACACCGGGCAGGTGGCCGGGCTGCCCGCCTGGGTCTGGTGGGCGCCGCTCGCGGGTGCGGCGGTGGCCGCGGCCCTGCTGCTGACCGCCCGCCGCCGCACCACCGCGCCACCGCCCGACCCCGCGCTGTCCGGCGTACCGCTCCAGATCACCGGCCTGACCAAGCGGTACGGCAAGTCCGGCGACCGGTACGCGGTGCGGGACCTGTCCTTCCGAGTGGAGCAGGGCCAGGTGCTCGGCCTGCTCGGTCCGAACGGCGCGGGCAAGACGACCACCCTGCGCATGCTGATGGGCCTGATCGGTCCGGACGGCGGCGAGATCCGCGTCTTCGGGCACGCCATCGCGCCCGGCGCCCCGGTGCTCTCCCGCGTCGGCGCGTTCGTCGAGGGCGCGGGTTTCCTGCCGCACCTGTCCGGCCGGGAGAACCTGGAGCTGTACTGGCGGGCCACCGGGCGCCCGCCCGGGGACGCCCACCTCGACGAGGCCCTGGAGATCGCCGGGCTCGGCGACGCGCTCGCCCGCGCGGTGCGCACCTACTCCCAGGGCATGCGCCAGCGCCTGGCCATCGCCCAGGCCATGCTGGGCCTGCCCGACCTGCTGATCCTGGACGAGCCGACCAACGGCCTGGACCCGCCGCAGATCCGCGAGATGCGCGAGGTGATGATCCGTTACGCGGCGGCCGGCCGCACGGTGATCGTCTCCAGTCACCTGCTGTCCGAGGTCGAGCAGAGCTGCACCCACCTGGTGGTCATGGACCACGGGCGGCTGGTGCAGGCGGGCCCGGTCGGCGAGATCATCGGCTCCGGCGACACGCTGCTGGTGGGCACCTGCGCGGCGGTCGACGCGCCCCTGACCGAGAAGGTGGCAGCGCTGCCGGGCGTGGCCTCGGCGGTGGCGGCCGACGGCGGGCTGCTGGTCCGCCTCGGACCGGGCGGCACCGCACGGGCCCTGATCGCCGAACTCGTCCGCCTGGACGTGCCCGTGGAGTCGGTGGGTCCCCACCGGCGCCTCGAGGACGCCTTCCTCACCCTGATCGGAGACTGA
- a CDS encoding ABC transporter permease, protein MSTLADRAAPGTREVAEGYRAGRTLPVRVELVRQLKRRRTLVMGGILFALPFVLLVAFRIGGEPGGANDRISLMDSATASGANFAAVNLFASAGFLLVVPVALFFGDTVASEAGWSSLRYLLAAPVPRARLLWSKLVVALTLSLAAIVLLPLTALAVGTAAYGWGPLELPTGGSLSTGTAAERLAITVAYVFVSQLVTAALAFWLSTKTDAPLGAVGGAVGLTIIGNVLDEVTALGGWRDLLPAHWQYAWLDTVRPELDWTRLIQGTSLSVTYALVLFALAFRGFARKDVVS, encoded by the coding sequence ATGAGCACGCTGGCCGACCGCGCGGCCCCCGGCACCCGGGAGGTCGCCGAGGGCTACCGCGCGGGCCGCACGCTGCCCGTGCGGGTGGAGCTGGTCCGGCAGCTGAAGCGGCGGCGCACGCTCGTCATGGGCGGCATCCTGTTCGCCCTGCCGTTCGTCCTGCTCGTCGCCTTCCGGATCGGCGGCGAGCCGGGCGGGGCCAACGATCGGATCAGCCTGATGGACTCGGCCACCGCGTCGGGGGCGAACTTCGCCGCGGTGAACCTGTTCGCCTCCGCCGGCTTCCTCCTCGTCGTGCCCGTCGCCCTCTTCTTCGGGGACACGGTCGCCTCGGAGGCCGGCTGGTCCTCCCTGCGCTACCTGCTGGCGGCGCCGGTGCCCCGCGCCCGCCTGCTGTGGTCCAAACTGGTCGTCGCCCTCACCCTCAGCCTGGCCGCGATCGTGCTGCTGCCGCTGACCGCGCTGGCCGTGGGTACGGCCGCCTACGGCTGGGGCCCGCTGGAGCTGCCCACCGGCGGCAGCCTGTCCACCGGCACCGCGGCCGAGCGCCTGGCCATCACGGTGGCGTACGTCTTCGTCTCGCAACTGGTCACCGCCGCGCTGGCGTTCTGGCTGTCCACCAAGACGGACGCCCCGCTCGGCGCGGTAGGCGGCGCGGTCGGCCTCACCATCATCGGCAACGTCCTGGACGAGGTGACCGCTCTCGGCGGCTGGCGCGACCTCCTTCCCGCGCACTGGCAGTACGCCTGGCTCGACACGGTCCGCCCCGAGCTGGACTGGACCCGCCTGATCCAGGGCACGTCCCTGTCCGTGACGTACGCCCTGGTCCTCTTCGCCCTGGCCTTCCGGGGCTTCGCCCGCAAGGACGTGGTGTCGTAG